The genomic DNA GAGCTCTCCGCCAAGACGGGCGCCACGCGGATTGACTCGATGGTGGACGTGGACGGCGGCATCGGCGTCCTGTTCACGATGGCCTCGAAGGGCCGCCGGGAGCTCCCGAATGCCACGGTCATCCCCGACGGGCCCACGGAAGTGCTTTCGAAGGACGGCTCGTTCATCGGCGAGCACGTCTACTCGCGCATCCCGGGCGTCGCCGTGCAGATCAACGCCTTCAACTTCCCCGTCTGGGGAATGCTCGAGAAGCTCGCGCCGGCGTTCCTCGCGGGCGTGCCGACCATCGCCAAGCCCGCCACCCCCTCCTCCTACCTGGCCGTGGAGTGCGTCAAGATCATGGACGAGTCAGGCCTCCTGCCGGAAGGCTCCCTCCAGATCGTCGCGGGCGGCGCGCGGGACATCCTCGAGCACATCGACTACCGCGACATGGTCTCCTTCACGGGCTCGGCCGGCACCGCGGCGAAGCTCCGCACGGAGGCCCTGGCGCGCAACGCCCGATTCACCTCCGAGGCGGACTCCCTCAACGCGGCCATCCTCGGCCGGGACGTCGAGGAGGGGTCGGCGGAGTTCTCGGCGTTCGTGCGCGCCGTCGTCACCGAGATGACGGTCAAGGCGGGCCAGAAGTGCACGGCGATCCGCCGCGTCATCGTCCCCCACGCCATGGTTGAGCCGGTCCAGAAGGCCGTAGCCGCGCGCATCGCCGAGAAGACGGTGGTGGGCGACCCGCGCACGGAGGGCACGACGATGGGCGCCCTCGTCTCCGAGGATCAGCTGCGTGACGTGCGGGAGGCGGTCTCTCGCCTTGAGGCGGCCGGCGGCCGCAACGTCCTGGACCCCCTGCCGGTCCCTGAGGGCGGCGCCTTCATGAGCCCGGTCCTCCTCGTCTGGGAGGACGCGGAGGCCACGGAGCTCCATGAGGTTGAGGCGTTCGGGCCTGTCACCTCGGTCCTCGGGTATGAGACGGACGACGACGCCGTGCGCCTGGCGGCACGCGGAGCCGGCTCGCTCGTGGCGACGGTCTGCACGGCGGACCCGAAGACGGCCGCCCGGCTGACCCTGGGCATCGCGGGCCACCACGGCCGCGTCCACATTCTCAACGCCGAGACGGCCCGCAGCTCGACCGGGCACGGCTCGCCCGTCCCGCACCTCGTCCACGGCGGCCCCGGGCGGGCCGGCGGCGGCGAGGAGCTGGGCGGCATCCGCTCGGTCAAGCACCACATGCAGCGCAGCGCCATCCAGGGCTCGCCGAACATGCTCACGGCGGTGACGGGGCAGTGGCATCGGGGCGCGGAGCGCCGCATCTCGGGCGAGCCGGAGTTCGGCGGAAGCCCCGAGCTGGAGCACCCCTTCCGCAAGTCGCTGGCCGAGCTCGAGATCGGGGACGCGTTCGTCTCTGCCCTCCGCACGGTGCGCCGCGAGGACATCCAGGCCTTCGCTGAGGAGACCGGTGACACGTTCTACGCGCACACGAACGAGGAGGCCGCGGCCGCGAACCCCTTCTTCCCGGGCATCGTGGCGCACGGGTACCTGCTTGTGTCGTGGGCGGCGGGGCTCTTCGTCTCCCCGGAGCCGGGCCCGGTCCTCGCGAACTACGGTCTGGAGAATCTGCGGTTCATCACGCCCGTGGCAGCGGGGGACTCGATCCGCGTGGAGCTGACGGCCAAGCGGATCACCCCGCGCGAGACGGACGAGTACGGGGAGGTTGCCTGGGATGCACTCCTCGTCAACCAGGACGGGGAGACCGTGGCGACCTACGACGTCCTGACCCTGGTGGCCAAGACGCGCTAGGCGGCCGGCCCAGCCGCTGGCGGGCACCGCAGGACGGTGGCGCTGGGCAAGCACAGGGCTAGGCGCGCTGGCGGGCGCCGTCCATGAGCAGGGACACGACGGTCTCGGCGACTTCCTCGCTCGACTGGCGGCCGCCCGGGCGGTGCCACTCCACCACCGAGTTGACGGTGCCGAACATGAGGCGAGCGAGCTCCCGCGGCTCAAGGTCCCCTCGAAGCTCGCCGGCCGCCTGGGCCGCCTCGATCACCGCGGCGGTCCGGCGGTCCACGGCGCGGCGGCGCTCGATGGCCTCGCGCTCAACGTCGCTGTTGCCCCGCAGGCGCAGCAGCAGCCGGACCTCGGACTGCTTCTCGATGAGGACACGGACAGTGGCCCGCATGAGGTCCGCCACCGAGGCGGCGCTGGGTGGGGCGGCCTCGGCGTCGTCGGCCGCTGTCTCAAGAGCGGAGAGCGCGTCATCCAAGGCGAGCCGAAGGATCTCCAGCTTGCTCGGGACGTGATGGTAGATCGCGGACTTGGAGACGCCGAGGGCGTCCGCGAGCATGCCCATGCTCGTGGCCTCGTATCCGTGGCGGTTGAACGTCTCGACGGCGACCGCAACGACGCTGCTCTGGCTGTGTCCGGGGCGCCCCCGGCGGGACGGTTGTGAGGCGTTCATAGGCCTCCAGCAAACCCCGCCGACGCGAGGGGGCGCAACTTCGTGACTCCGAGGGTGCTCGACGTGACAGGATGCAGCCTGCCCCCGCGTGCGGCAGGGCCGCCGGCCCGGCTACCGCCCGCCCCCGGGCTACCGGTTGCGCAGGTCGTGGATGCGCTTGAGCTTGCCGGAGGAGCGGGCCAGGGTCCCGGGGTCCACCACCTCGATGGCGCAGCTCGAGCCGACACGCACCTTGATGAGCCGCCGCAGCTCAGCCCCCGCCGTTGCCCGCGCCGCCCCCTCCGTGCCGGGGCGGGCCTCGATGCGCACGGTGAGCTCGTCCATCGCCGCCGGCCGCGTGATCTCCAGCTGGAAGTGCGGGGACAGGCCCGGGACGCCGAGGGCGATCTCCTCGATCTGCGTGGGGAAGAGGTTCACGCCGCGGAGGATGATCATGTCGTCGCTGCGGCCCGTGATGCGCCCCATCCGGCGGTGGCCCGGCGCGGCCGAACCGGGAAGGAGGCGCGTGAGGTCGTGCGTGCGGTAGCGGATGATCGGCAGAGCCTGCTTCGTGAGGGACGTGAAGACGAGCTCGCCCGGCTCCCCGTCCGCCATGGTGCGCTCAGGCTCGAACGGGTCGATGATCTCCGGCCTGAAGTGGTCCTCCCAGATGTGGGAGCCGTCCTTGGTCTCGCAGGACTCGCCGGCGACGCCCGGGCCCATGACCTCGGACAGCCCGTAGATGTCGCACGCGTCGATGCCCCAGGCGAGCTCCAGCTCACGCCGCATCTCCTCGGTCCACGGCTCCGCCCCGAGGACCGCCGTCTTGAGTGACGTGGCCCGGGGGTCCAGGCCCTGCCGCTGCATGGCGTCGGCGATGGCCAGGAGGTAGGTCGGCGTGCAGAGGATGGCCGTGGGCTGGAAGTCCTGGATGAGCTGGATCTGCTTCTCCGTCTGCCCGCCGGACATGGGGATGACCGTGGCACCGAGCCGCTCCGCCCCCGCGTGCGCGCCCAGCCCGCCCGTGAACAGCCCGTAGCCGTACGCGTTGTGGACGCGGTCTCCGGCCCGCACGCCGGAGAGGTGGAGGCACCGCGCCACAAGGTCCGCCCATATGGAGAGGTCGGCCTCGGTGTACCCGACCACCGTCGGCTGCCCCGTGGTGCCCGAGCTCGCGTGGATGCGCCGGACCCGCTCCATGGGCACCGCGAACATGCCGAACGGGTAGCACCGCCGCAGGTCCTCCTTCTCCGTGTAGGGGAAGCGCGCCAGGTCCTCGAGGCTCTTGAGGTCGTCGGGGTGGACCCCGTGCGCGTCGAACTTCTCCGTGTACATGGGCACGTTCTCGTAGGCGTGCCTCACGGTCCACTGGAGGCGGGCCAGCTGGAGCTCCTCGACCTCCTCGCGGGAGGCGGTGAGGGGATCGAATCCGTCGCGTGGGGCTGGGGCGGAGGCTGGGGTGCTCATGGGTTCCTCTTTCGGCGGTCGTGGGCGGCGGGCCGGGGTGCGGCGGCGCGGTGTGCTGGAGTTCGGCGTGCGGGTCGGGTGGGCGTCGGCGGGGTCAGCGTCCGGCGCGCGGGAGCGTTCGGGAGCGTCCGCGGAAGAGGGCGACGACGACGGGGCCGCCCTCAGACTCCTGTTCAACCGTCACGTCGAACACGGCGCTGCGGCCGGGGCGTGAGGCGCGCTCGGCCGTGGCTCGGAGCCGGGCGCCAGGCGTGACCGGGGCGAGAAAGTTGATGTCCACGCCCTGCGCCACGGTGTACGTCTCGTGGTCTGAGGCGTCGTTGCAGGCGATGGCGAAGGCCGTGTCCGCGAGCGCGAACGTCATGCCTCCGTGGCCGATTCCGAAGCCGTTGAGCATCTCCGGCCGGGGGATGAGGGAGCAGACGGCGCGGCCGGGGGCGTAGTCCTCGACGCGGAGGCCCATCCACGCGCTCGCGGCGTCTCCGGCGAGCATGGGGTGCGGCTCGAGGCCCGGTGCCATCTCGATGCCGGGGGAGTGGGGCGTGGGGCCCTGTTCGGGATGGACCGGTTCGGGCGAGGTGGGCGTGGGGTCAGATCGCGGCGCGGCGCCCGGCTCCGGGGAGTGCTGCTCTGTCACGGGGGCTCCTTGCCGGCGGCGGTGGCCGGGCCGCCCGGGCCAAGCTCACTGCGACCTAGATCACAATTACTGAACGCTTGGTCAGTATCTTGGCACCGGGTCCCGGGGCCGTCAAGGCGTGCCCGGTCAATCCAGGTCATGAATGAACAAAGCCCGTCACCATCGAGGCGTGATCTCGGGGATCAGAGGCCTCAATGATGACGGGCTTGGTTCAATGGTGACGTGCTTTGACCAGGGGGAGGGGCCTGCTGAGCTACCCCACGCGCTCCGTGGCCCCGAGGTGGCCCAGGGTCCACGCGGCGTCCCACGCGAAGTCCTTCCAGCCCTCGTACCGGCCGGACGCGCCCCCGTGGCCGCCGTCCATCTCGGTCTTGAGGACAATCGGGGCTGGCCCCTCCTGGTTGGCGCGCAGCACCTGTACCCACTTGGCCGGCTCGACGTAGAGCACGCGCGTGTCGTTGAGGCTCGTCACCGCCGCGATGGCCGGGTAGCTGGCCGGGCGGACGTTCTCGTACGGGGTGTAGGACTTCATGTACGCGTACACCTCGGGGTCCGTGATCGGGTTGCCCCACTCCTCCCACTCGAGGGCGGACAACGGCAGGGCCGGATCCAGGATGGTCGTCAGCGCGTCCACGAACGGCACCTGCGCCACAACCGCCTTGTAGAGCTCCGGCGCCATGTTCGTCACCGCGCCCATGAGCAGGCCGCCCGCCGAGCCGCCCCACGCTGCGATGCGGGAGGCGTCTGCCCAGCCGGCCGCTGCCACGTGGCGCGTGGCGTCCACGTAGTCCGTGAACGTGTTCTTCTTGGCGAGCTTCTTGCCGTTCTCGTACCAGGCCCGGCCCAGCTCGCCGCCGCCGCGGATGTGCGCCACGACCCACACGACGCCTCGGTCCAGCAGGGACAGCCGCGCCACCGAGAACCGCGGGTCCATGGACGCCTCGTAGGAGCCGTACCCGTAGACCACGGCCGGCGCCGTCCCGTCCTTCGGGGTGTCCTTGCGCTTGACGATGCTGAGCGGGATGCGCGTGCCGTCCTGCGCCACCGCCCAGTCACGGATGGCCTCGTACTGGGTCAGGTCCGCCACTGGCACCTCGGTGTCCTTGAGGACGGTCTGCTGCCCCGTCGCCGGGTCGAACAGGAGGACCCGCTGCGGCGTCACGAACGAGACGTAGTTGAGCGTGAGGAACGGCGCCTCGTAGGAGGAGCCCGCGGACACAGCCCGGATCTCCTCCCTGAACTCGGGCCGGATGGGGGCGAGGTCCGGGGCGTCGTCGTCGGTATCCAGACCCGAGGAGGCGAGAGCCTCGATGTCAGCGCGAGGGAAGACCACGAAGCCCGGCGCCGTGTTCTCCCGCTGGCTCACGAGGACCCACGCCGCCGTGGCGCCCGCCCCGTCCACCTTGACGTCATCCCGGTGCGCGACGACCGGGATCCAGCGCTGCTCCGCGAACGGCTTCTCCAGCTCCTCCGCGAGCACGAGCGCCACCGCGTTGTTCCCGCCGTGCCGGTTGTGGGTGATGAGGTAGGCGGGGCGCCCCTGGGCGAGGATCGGGTCCGCACTCGCCAGGAGCCGCTGCTCCCGGGAGACGACGACGCGCGGGCGCGCCTCGGGATCCCCCAACGGCAGGGTGAGAATCTCGGAGACCTCGGAATTGCCGACGTCGATGACCAGCTCGCGCTTGTCCCCCGAGATGCCGAAGTCCGTCCACATGCCCTCGTCCGTCTCCTCGAAGAGGAGCTCGTCCGGCCCTTCCGAGCCGATCACGTGGCGGTAGAGGCGGTACGGGCGCCACGACTCATCCGGGAGGATGTAGAACACCGCGGAGGCGTCCGGGGCCAGGGCCAGGCCCGCGGAGGTCCCAGGGATCTCGTCCGGCAGCAGCTCGCCCGAGCTGAGGTCCTTGATGCGGACCGTGTACCGCTCGTCGCCGGCCGCGTCGACGGAGTACGCGAGCCAGCGCCCATCCTCGGACACGTCCAGGCCGCCGAGCGCGAAGAACGGCAGCCCCTTGGCGAGCGCGTTGCCGTCGAGGATGACCTCCTCGCCCTCCACCGGCACGCCCGGCTCAATGACCGGCGGCGTCCAGTCCGCGAGGACGTCCCCGGTGTCCTGGGCACGGACACGGCAGCGCACCCCGTACTGCTCGCCCTCCACGGTCCGCGTGAAGTACCAGTAGCCGTTGCGGCGCGCCGGCACCGAGAGGTCCGTCTCCCGGGTGCGCTCCTTGATCTCCGCGAAGATGTCCTCCCGCAGGCCAGCCAAGGGGGCCGCGACCTCGTCCGTGTACGCGTTCTCCGCGTCCAGGTGCGCGCGGACCTCGGGCGACTCCTTGGCCCGCATCCACTCGTAGTTGTCCGTGAAGACGTCGCCGTGGCGCTCGCGGGTCACGGGCTCCTTGCGGGCCACGGGGGCGGTGGCAGCGGCGGCTGCCTGCGCCAGGGCGGACAGGACAGAGTCAGGAGAGTGAGTCATGCCACCAGGTTAGCGGGCGGGGCTTGGCGGGCGCGGGGAGCGTAACAAACGCGGTGGTCCTCCGGGGCGTTCCGTGATCCTCCGGGGTGCCGGCAGGCGCCCGTCCTGGATACGCTGGTGTTCTGAGGCCCGCGCAATGACCGGCGGCGCCAACTGACCGTGCGGAGGTGTCCATGGCCAAACCCGATGACAAGTTTCAGTTTCCCTGGCGAGACTACCTGCACTTTGTTCTCATGATCTCGGGGGTCATCCTCTGGTCATACTTCTTCGGCCACCGCGCGGATGCGGAGGCGGCACTGGCCTCGGGCGCCCACTGGATCGATATCGCGGCCATGAGCGCCGTGGGGGCGATCGTCCACGCCATGTGGGCGCTGCCCCGCGGGGCGATGCTCCTGAAGGCGGCCGGTACGTTTGTCGTCGTCACGGTGGCCTTTGTTCTTCTGGATGTGGCGACGGGCCCGTCCGCGAGCTTGGCCGAGGCCGTGGCCGCGCCGCGCGTGCTCATCCTCGCGTCACTGGTGGGCGTGGTCTTCGCCGCTGCGTTCGCGTGGGCCGCCAAGAAGCGGGCCGACCGCGCCTGAGTATGCGCGACAGCCTGAGAGCCTGGGAGCTTGAGAGTGCGTGAGATTCAGCGCACGAGCGGCCTCAGCGCGTCGTGGAGGAGGAGCAGCACGTGCTCGTACTCGCGGCCCGTCTGCTGGGTCATGCCCATCTCGCACGTGCGGTTCGCGGACACGTAGGCGTCTACGGGCCCGGCGGCCTCGGCGGCGGCGAGCCCGGCCCGCTCGTCGCGGGTCGCGGACTCGACCAGCTCCGGATGCAGGAGGCCGCGGTCTCCCGCGGTGCCGCAGCACGCGGCGCCGACGGGGATGAACGCGTCCTCGGCCGCGAACGAGGCCACCGCCATGAGGTCGTCCACCGCGTCGAGGTGCATCGTGGAGCACGTCGGGTGGACGGCCACGCGGCCCGCCGCGGCCCCCGCCACCCCGCGCGCCTCCAGGGCCGGGATGAGCTCCCGCCGCGCCCACGTCACAGCATCGAGCACCTCTAGCGTGGAGAGCTGCTCGGACAGCCGGCGGCAGTCGTCGTCGCCCTCTGAAGCGCCCGAGGCGAGGACGTCCCGCACGTCCCCCACGAACCCATGCGTGCAGCTGGACGCGTCCACGACGACGGGCAGGCGGCCCCCGTCCGACCACCGCCACAGATCCTCCGCCGCCTTGACGGCCATCCAGCGCTTCGCGGGGACGTATCCCTTGGAGCTGAAGGGGGTGCCGCAGCAGGTGCCGGCGACGTCGGACGGGATGTGCACGGGGCGGCCGGCGAACTCGGCGAGGCGGACGATGGCCTCGGGCAGGCTGACGCCCTCGCCCGCGCGGCCGAAGATCCGGTTGATGCACGCGGGGAAGTAGACGGCGGTGGCGCCGTCGGGGCTCGTCACGGGCAGGGGTCGCCGGTTGGCGGGCGGCAGGCCCTCCCGGGCGGTGGGCATGAGGTCCTCGGACACGACCCGCCGGACGGCGTCCGTCACCCCGCCGAGGACCTTCGCGGACAGGCTGGAGCCGAGAACCCGCTGGACGGCGTCGGACGCTGTGAGACCCGCGCGGGCGCCGGCCTCCACGAGGCCCCAGTTCTTGGCCAGAGCCAGGGCGGCGGCGTTGCCCGCCTTCCCGGACTCGGCCGCGCGGAACTCCTTCATGAGCGCGCCCGTGTCAATGGAGACGGGGCACGCCACGGAGCACGTGCCGTCCGCGGCGCAGAGGTCAATGGCGTCGTGCCCGTAATCGGCGTGGAGGGAGGCGAGCATGGCGGAGCCCTCCGGCTGGCGGGCCATCTCGCGGCGGATCGCAATGCGCTGCCGCGGCGTCACGGTGACGTTGCGCGACGGGCACACGGACTCGCAGAACCCGCACTCGACGCAGTCCGTGGCCACGGCCTCGATGGTGGGCGTGGTCTTGAAGTTCTTCAGGTGCAGGTCCTGGTCCCGGGTCAGCTTGATGTTGGGCGCGAGGATGCCGTGCGGATCCAGCAGCTCCTTGACCCGCCACATGAGGCCGAAGGCCGTGGACCCCCACTCGCGCTCCACGAACGGCGCCATGGACAGGCCCGTGCCGTGCTCGGCCTTGAGGGAGCCGTCATAGCGGTCCAGGATGAGCTCCACGAACTCGTCGATGAACGCGGCGTACCGCGCGATGTCCTCGTCCGTCTCGAAGCTCGGCGTCAGGAAGAAGTGAAGGTTGCCGAAGGCCGCGTGGCCCATGACGTAGTCGGGGTGGCCGTGCTTGCGCAGCAGGGCCATGAGGTCCAGGGACGCCTCGCCGATCGCGGCCGGCGGGACGCACAGGTCCTCCGTGATGAGCGCGGTCCCGGCCGGGCGTTGCCGACCGATGAGGGGGAACAGCCCGCCGCGGATCTCCCACGCCTGGGCCATCTCGAGCGGATCGCGCGTGAAGGCCAGCGGGGTGGTCAGCTCGGCGTCCTTGAGGATGTCCTCGACGGCGGCGACGCGCTCCGCCAGGCCGTCGTCGTCATACCCGGAGACCTCCACGAGGAGCGCAGCGGCCTCGTCCGGGAGGTCAGCCCACGCAGGGTCCGCCCCCTTGAAGTTCCCGACGGACTCGCGGAGGACGGGGCTGACGAGCAGCTCGCAGGCGTCCGCGCCCGCGTCCATGATGGCCTTGACGCGCCCGGCCGCCTGGCCCGCGTCCGGGAGCATGACCCAGGCGACGGCCTTGACGCGGGGGAGGGGCTGCGTGGCGAGCCGCGCCTCGGCGACGAAACCGAGGGTGCCTTCTGAGCCCACGATGAGGCGGCGGAGGATCTGCGCGGGGGAGTCGGCGTCGAGGAACGCGTCGAGGCGCAGGGCATTGGTATTTCGGATGGTGAATTTCCGGCGGAGGCGTGCGCAGAGGGCCTCGTCGGCGCGAATGTCGTCCCGCAGCTTGATCAGGCCCTGGGCGATTTCTGGCTCCTCGCGGGCGAGGCGCTCATCGGCATCCTCGGCGGCCGTGTCCAGAATGAAACCGGAGGGAAGAACAATGGTCGCGGACTCAATCGAGTGATAGCTGTCCACGGCCACCGTGCAGCGCATCCCGCCGGAATTGTTCGCGAGGATTCCGCCGATCGTCGCGATGCTCGCCGAGGCCGGGTCCGGCCCGAAGCGGCGCCCATGCAGGGCCAGCATCCGCTGGACTCCCGCGAGAATCTCGCCCGGCCTGGCCCGCAGAGTCTCGCCCTCCAGGGCCATTCCGCGGAAATGGCGGCGGACATCCACGAGAATGTCATCCCCCTGCGCCT from Falsarthrobacter nasiphocae includes the following:
- the paaZ gene encoding phenylacetic acid degradation bifunctional protein PaaZ, which produces MSVTTPALLPSFLSGSWTNPSDAAQDGVAELRDASTGAVVGLMPKASADLASAFEYARTAGRDSLGDLTFHERALRLKALAQHLTANKDRLYELSAKTGATRIDSMVDVDGGIGVLFTMASKGRRELPNATVIPDGPTEVLSKDGSFIGEHVYSRIPGVAVQINAFNFPVWGMLEKLAPAFLAGVPTIAKPATPSSYLAVECVKIMDESGLLPEGSLQIVAGGARDILEHIDYRDMVSFTGSAGTAAKLRTEALARNARFTSEADSLNAAILGRDVEEGSAEFSAFVRAVVTEMTVKAGQKCTAIRRVIVPHAMVEPVQKAVAARIAEKTVVGDPRTEGTTMGALVSEDQLRDVREAVSRLEAAGGRNVLDPLPVPEGGAFMSPVLLVWEDAEATELHEVEAFGPVTSVLGYETDDDAVRLAARGAGSLVATVCTADPKTAARLTLGIAGHHGRVHILNAETARSSTGHGSPVPHLVHGGPGRAGGGEELGGIRSVKHHMQRSAIQGSPNMLTAVTGQWHRGAERRISGEPEFGGSPELEHPFRKSLAELEIGDAFVSALRTVRREDIQAFAEETGDTFYAHTNEEAAAANPFFPGIVAHGYLLVSWAAGLFVSPEPGPVLANYGLENLRFITPVAAGDSIRVELTAKRITPRETDEYGEVAWDALLVNQDGETVATYDVLTLVAKTR
- a CDS encoding TetR/AcrR family transcriptional regulator, which produces MNASQPSRRGRPGHSQSSVVAVAVETFNRHGYEATSMGMLADALGVSKSAIYHHVPSKLEILRLALDDALSALETAADDAEAAPPSAASVADLMRATVRVLIEKQSEVRLLLRLRGNSDVEREAIERRRAVDRRTAAVIEAAQAAGELRGDLEPRELARLMFGTVNSVVEWHRPGGRQSSEEVAETVVSLLMDGARQRA
- a CDS encoding phenylacetate--CoA ligase family protein — translated: MSTPASAPAPRDGFDPLTASREEVEELQLARLQWTVRHAYENVPMYTEKFDAHGVHPDDLKSLEDLARFPYTEKEDLRRCYPFGMFAVPMERVRRIHASSGTTGQPTVVGYTEADLSIWADLVARCLHLSGVRAGDRVHNAYGYGLFTGGLGAHAGAERLGATVIPMSGGQTEKQIQLIQDFQPTAILCTPTYLLAIADAMQRQGLDPRATSLKTAVLGAEPWTEEMRRELELAWGIDACDIYGLSEVMGPGVAGESCETKDGSHIWEDHFRPEIIDPFEPERTMADGEPGELVFTSLTKQALPIIRYRTHDLTRLLPGSAAPGHRRMGRITGRSDDMIILRGVNLFPTQIEEIALGVPGLSPHFQLEITRPAAMDELTVRIEARPGTEGAARATAGAELRRLIKVRVGSSCAIEVVDPGTLARSSGKLKRIHDLRNR
- a CDS encoding PaaI family thioesterase; translation: MTEQHSPEPGAAPRSDPTPTSPEPVHPEQGPTPHSPGIEMAPGLEPHPMLAGDAASAWMGLRVEDYAPGRAVCSLIPRPEMLNGFGIGHGGMTFALADTAFAIACNDASDHETYTVAQGVDINFLAPVTPGARLRATAERASRPGRSAVFDVTVEQESEGGPVVVALFRGRSRTLPRAGR
- a CDS encoding S9 family peptidase, which translates into the protein MTHSPDSVLSALAQAAAAATAPVARKEPVTRERHGDVFTDNYEWMRAKESPEVRAHLDAENAYTDEVAAPLAGLREDIFAEIKERTRETDLSVPARRNGYWYFTRTVEGEQYGVRCRVRAQDTGDVLADWTPPVIEPGVPVEGEEVILDGNALAKGLPFFALGGLDVSEDGRWLAYSVDAAGDERYTVRIKDLSSGELLPDEIPGTSAGLALAPDASAVFYILPDESWRPYRLYRHVIGSEGPDELLFEETDEGMWTDFGISGDKRELVIDVGNSEVSEILTLPLGDPEARPRVVVSREQRLLASADPILAQGRPAYLITHNRHGGNNAVALVLAEELEKPFAEQRWIPVVAHRDDVKVDGAGATAAWVLVSQRENTAPGFVVFPRADIEALASSGLDTDDDAPDLAPIRPEFREEIRAVSAGSSYEAPFLTLNYVSFVTPQRVLLFDPATGQQTVLKDTEVPVADLTQYEAIRDWAVAQDGTRIPLSIVKRKDTPKDGTAPAVVYGYGSYEASMDPRFSVARLSLLDRGVVWVVAHIRGGGELGRAWYENGKKLAKKNTFTDYVDATRHVAAAGWADASRIAAWGGSAGGLLMGAVTNMAPELYKAVVAQVPFVDALTTILDPALPLSALEWEEWGNPITDPEVYAYMKSYTPYENVRPASYPAIAAVTSLNDTRVLYVEPAKWVQVLRANQEGPAPIVLKTEMDGGHGGASGRYEGWKDFAWDAAWTLGHLGATERVG
- a CDS encoding FAD-binding and (Fe-S)-binding domain-containing protein codes for the protein MQKLLAKNPARIGRPAGARIEADRFPESLSGGTPEALRRGLEDILGPANVHSRPLDLVAYASDASPYRMCPAVVVSPESPEDMARLFEYCRENGRHLTFRSGGSSLNGQAQGDDILVDVRRHFRGMALEGETLRARPGEILAGVQRMLALHGRRFGPDPASASIATIGGILANNSGGMRCTVAVDSYHSIESATIVLPSGFILDTAAEDADERLAREEPEIAQGLIKLRDDIRADEALCARLRRKFTIRNTNALRLDAFLDADSPAQILRRLIVGSEGTLGFVAEARLATQPLPRVKAVAWVMLPDAGQAAGRVKAIMDAGADACELLVSPVLRESVGNFKGADPAWADLPDEAAALLVEVSGYDDDGLAERVAAVEDILKDAELTTPLAFTRDPLEMAQAWEIRGGLFPLIGRQRPAGTALITEDLCVPPAAIGEASLDLMALLRKHGHPDYVMGHAAFGNLHFFLTPSFETDEDIARYAAFIDEFVELILDRYDGSLKAEHGTGLSMAPFVEREWGSTAFGLMWRVKELLDPHGILAPNIKLTRDQDLHLKNFKTTPTIEAVATDCVECGFCESVCPSRNVTVTPRQRIAIRREMARQPEGSAMLASLHADYGHDAIDLCAADGTCSVACPVSIDTGALMKEFRAAESGKAGNAAALALAKNWGLVEAGARAGLTASDAVQRVLGSSLSAKVLGGVTDAVRRVVSEDLMPTAREGLPPANRRPLPVTSPDGATAVYFPACINRIFGRAGEGVSLPEAIVRLAEFAGRPVHIPSDVAGTCCGTPFSSKGYVPAKRWMAVKAAEDLWRWSDGGRLPVVVDASSCTHGFVGDVRDVLASGASEGDDDCRRLSEQLSTLEVLDAVTWARRELIPALEARGVAGAAAGRVAVHPTCSTMHLDAVDDLMAVASFAAEDAFIPVGAACCGTAGDRGLLHPELVESATRDERAGLAAAEAAGPVDAYVSANRTCEMGMTQQTGREYEHVLLLLHDALRPLVR